The Immundisolibacter cernigliae genome has a window encoding:
- the smc gene encoding chromosome segregation protein SMC has protein sequence MKLKTIRLAGFKTFVDPTTLHLRGPLTGVVGPNGCGKSNVVDAVRWVLGESSARQLRGDALADVIFNGSSARQPVGKASVELVFDNSDGSLGGAWAAYAQIAVRRELARDGQSVYYLNGSRCRRRDITDIFLGTGLGPRSYAIIEQGMIARLIEARPEELRAYIEEVAGISKYKERRHETAGRIRHTRDNMARLDDLRDELGKRLAVLERQARAAQSFRELKAAERQARGQLLGFRLQALETAASERRAALERSLTAQEQALSAVRAGEAQVEAARDAHAQATAALGETQQAWYQVGAEVARCEQALTALRQQRERLAQELARLDASAEQIDRQCVETEARLLQLAEAQQTADADRERLEAELADASQKLTAAEAVLSQARRAHDAASTSASEAAQRERLEQERARRLAEHLARLDERRQRLLREQQQLAAEATTDEAGLADQLARAGAQASAAEQALAAVEADITTRRAQLDALATEFASLQGTTREQRGRLASLETLQQAALVGSGRTEGWLSEQGVEVRALLGELDAEADWRSALEVALGPWLGAHVVASLDDLSAEGLAQAAGLLLVESRPGRAEAAGDLLDAVRSTVDLRSLIGGVRRADTLGGALVARHALAAHESLITADGIRVGPNWLAVPARDYGEGVLERSAEIASLREALSQAEQELAALQAQRAATQTALAVAERARGEARQQQAASVRQLGELQARHAAAQAHRERAQARRAAIADELAQIDAQAAHDAAELATARAACDEAVRQQAGLAGEREHCEARRREAESAVRAARQAQDAARERVQTLRMRVQVSQTEVATLQKTLVGWQAQRDGIRERRAALQAEQHSAAAPLEVLQQELQTYLAEREAAATRLSAARDAVAAADTALREQDQARLVAERALHERRGEVEARRLELTELETRAAGLREQALEFDADPGRLLAELLPDTDEAALELAIADLARRIERLGAINLAAIDEQRELAERKTYLDAQHADLAAALETMEQAIRRMDRETRSRFKETFDRANGGFQAAFPRLFGGGEARLELLDDDLLESGVGIVARPPGKRNSSIHLLSGGEKALTAIALVFALFELSPAPFCMLDEVDAPLDDHNVGRFCALVREMSARVQFIVITHNKTTMELAGQLTGVTMSEPGVSRLVAVDVDEAVALASA, from the coding sequence ATGAAACTGAAGACCATCCGCCTGGCCGGCTTCAAGACTTTCGTCGATCCGACCACGCTGCACCTGCGCGGACCGCTGACCGGCGTGGTGGGCCCGAACGGCTGCGGCAAGTCGAATGTGGTCGACGCCGTGCGCTGGGTGCTTGGCGAAAGCTCGGCCCGGCAACTGCGCGGCGATGCGTTGGCGGACGTGATCTTCAACGGCTCCAGCGCCCGCCAGCCGGTCGGCAAGGCCAGTGTCGAACTCGTGTTCGACAATTCCGACGGCAGTCTGGGCGGCGCCTGGGCGGCCTACGCGCAGATTGCCGTGCGGCGCGAGCTGGCACGCGACGGGCAGTCGGTCTATTACCTCAACGGCAGCCGCTGCCGGCGCCGCGACATCACCGACATCTTTCTGGGCACCGGGCTTGGCCCGCGCAGCTACGCCATCATCGAGCAGGGCATGATCGCCCGCCTGATCGAGGCGCGGCCCGAGGAGCTGCGCGCCTACATCGAGGAAGTGGCCGGCATATCAAAGTACAAGGAGCGCCGCCACGAGACGGCCGGCCGCATTCGTCACACCCGCGACAACATGGCGCGCCTGGACGACCTGCGCGACGAGCTGGGCAAGCGTCTGGCCGTGCTGGAACGTCAGGCGCGCGCGGCGCAGAGCTTTCGCGAACTGAAGGCCGCCGAGCGGCAGGCCCGCGGGCAGCTGCTGGGCTTTCGTCTGCAGGCTTTGGAGACGGCTGCAAGCGAGCGGCGAGCGGCGCTCGAGCGCAGTCTGACGGCCCAGGAACAGGCGCTGTCCGCCGTGCGTGCCGGCGAGGCGCAGGTCGAGGCGGCGCGCGACGCGCACGCGCAGGCCACGGCCGCCTTGGGCGAAACCCAACAGGCCTGGTATCAGGTCGGCGCGGAAGTCGCCCGCTGCGAGCAGGCACTGACAGCCTTACGCCAGCAGCGGGAGCGTCTGGCACAGGAGCTGGCGCGGCTGGACGCCAGTGCCGAGCAGATCGATCGGCAGTGCGTGGAGACCGAGGCGCGCCTGTTGCAGCTGGCCGAAGCGCAGCAGACGGCGGACGCCGACCGTGAGCGCCTGGAAGCGGAGCTGGCAGATGCGTCGCAAAAGCTCACTGCCGCCGAAGCGGTCTTGAGCCAAGCCCGGCGCGCGCACGACGCGGCCAGCACATCGGCCAGCGAGGCCGCCCAGCGTGAGCGCCTGGAGCAGGAGCGCGCCCGGCGCCTGGCGGAGCATCTCGCCCGGCTGGATGAACGACGCCAGCGCCTGCTGCGCGAACAGCAGCAACTGGCGGCCGAAGCCACCACGGATGAGGCCGGGCTTGCCGACCAATTGGCCAGGGCCGGCGCGCAGGCATCCGCTGCCGAGCAGGCGCTGGCGGCGGTGGAGGCCGACATCACCACCCGTCGGGCGCAGCTGGACGCACTCGCCACCGAGTTCGCCAGCCTGCAAGGCACGACGCGTGAGCAGCGCGGGCGCCTGGCCTCGCTTGAAACCCTGCAGCAGGCGGCGCTTGTCGGCAGTGGCCGGACCGAGGGCTGGCTCAGCGAACAGGGTGTCGAGGTGCGAGCCTTGCTCGGCGAGCTCGATGCCGAGGCCGACTGGCGCAGCGCGCTGGAAGTTGCTCTTGGCCCGTGGCTGGGCGCGCACGTAGTGGCCAGCCTCGATGATCTGTCCGCCGAAGGGCTGGCACAGGCGGCCGGGCTGCTGCTGGTGGAGTCGCGGCCGGGCAGGGCGGAAGCGGCCGGGGACCTGCTGGACGCCGTGCGCAGTACGGTCGATCTGCGGTCCCTGATCGGCGGCGTGCGGCGGGCGGACACGCTGGGCGGCGCGCTGGTCGCCCGTCATGCGCTGGCGGCGCACGAGAGCCTGATCACCGCGGACGGTATCCGAGTGGGGCCAAACTGGCTGGCCGTGCCGGCCCGTGACTACGGCGAGGGCGTGCTGGAACGCAGCGCCGAAATCGCCAGCCTGCGCGAAGCGCTGTCGCAGGCCGAGCAGGAACTGGCCGCCCTGCAGGCGCAGCGGGCGGCGACGCAAACGGCGCTGGCCGTGGCCGAACGCGCCCGCGGCGAGGCCCGCCAGCAGCAGGCGGCCAGCGTGCGGCAGCTGGGCGAGCTGCAAGCCCGCCACGCGGCGGCGCAGGCCCACCGCGAGCGCGCACAGGCGCGGCGAGCGGCCATTGCCGACGAGCTGGCGCAGATCGATGCGCAGGCCGCGCACGACGCTGCGGAACTGGCGACCGCCCGGGCGGCCTGCGATGAGGCGGTCCGGCAACAGGCCGGCCTGGCCGGGGAACGCGAGCACTGCGAAGCCCGGCGGCGCGAGGCCGAGTCCGCCGTGCGCGCCGCGCGGCAGGCGCAGGACGCAGCCCGCGAGCGCGTGCAGACCCTGCGCATGCGCGTTCAGGTGTCCCAGACCGAAGTCGCGACCTTGCAAAAGACTCTGGTCGGCTGGCAGGCGCAGCGCGACGGCATCCGCGAGCGCCGGGCGGCGCTGCAGGCTGAGCAGCACAGCGCCGCCGCGCCGCTGGAAGTATTGCAGCAGGAACTGCAAACGTATTTGGCCGAGCGTGAGGCGGCCGCAACGCGCCTGTCGGCGGCGCGGGATGCAGTGGCGGCGGCCGACACGGCGCTGCGCGAGCAGGACCAGGCGCGTCTTGTGGCCGAGCGGGCGCTGCACGAGCGCCGCGGCGAGGTCGAGGCCCGCCGGCTGGAGCTGACGGAGCTGGAAACCCGCGCTGCCGGCCTGCGCGAACAGGCGCTGGAATTCGATGCCGATCCCGGGCGCCTGCTGGCCGAGCTGCTGCCGGACACGGACGAGGCGGCCCTGGAGCTCGCCATCGCCGATCTGGCCCGCCGCATCGAGCGCCTGGGCGCGATCAACCTGGCGGCCATCGACGAGCAGCGCGAGCTGGCCGAGCGCAAGACCTATCTGGACGCCCAGCACGCGGACCTGGCGGCGGCACTCGAAACCATGGAGCAGGCCATCCGGCGCATGGATCGGGAGACACGCAGCCGCTTCAAGGAGACCTTCGACAGGGCGAACGGCGGCTTCCAGGCGGCCTTCCCGCGCCTGTTCGGTGGCGGCGAGGCGCGCCTGGAACTGCTCGACGACGACCTGCTCGAAAGCGGCGTCGGCATCGTGGCCCGCCCGCCGGGCAAGCGCAACAGCTCGATTCACCTGCTGTCCGGCGGCGAGAAGGCGCTGACCGCGATCGCGCTGGTGTTCGCGCTGTTCGAGCTGAGCCCGGCGCCGTTCTGCATGCTGGACGAGGTGGATGCGCCGCTCGACGACCACAACGTCGGCCGCTTCTGCGCCCTGGTGCGCGAGATGTCGGCGCGGGTGCAGTTCATCGTCATCACCCACAACAAGACCACCATGGAGCTGGCCGGCCAGCTGACCGGCGTCACCATGTCCGAGCCTGGCGTGTCGCGCCTGGTGGCGGTGGACGTGGACGAGGCCGTGGCGCTGGCGAGCGCCTGA
- a CDS encoding phosphoribosyltransferase translates to MFKDRDQAATELAARLAHLRGQRPLILAVPRGAVPMGVILATALEGDLDLILVRKLGAPGNPEYAIGAVDEAGHVYVNPDVAADLDAQYLAKETARQQAVIRRRRAQYGALQVDPAGRLVVVVDDGVATGATLIAALDALRARRPARLVVAVGVAPPDALSRLRAHADQVVCLLTPVDFGAVGQFYRDFGPVSDAEVTALLSAWRERHSAASPG, encoded by the coding sequence ATGTTCAAGGATCGCGACCAAGCCGCCACTGAGCTGGCGGCGCGCCTGGCACATCTGCGCGGCCAGCGCCCGCTGATTCTGGCGGTGCCGCGCGGGGCGGTGCCCATGGGCGTGATTCTGGCCACGGCTCTCGAAGGCGACCTGGACCTGATCCTGGTGCGCAAGCTGGGGGCGCCGGGCAATCCCGAGTACGCCATCGGTGCGGTCGACGAGGCCGGGCATGTCTATGTCAACCCGGATGTTGCCGCTGACCTGGATGCGCAGTACCTGGCCAAGGAAACGGCCCGCCAGCAGGCCGTCATCAGGCGTCGGCGCGCGCAGTACGGTGCGCTGCAGGTCGATCCGGCCGGCCGGCTGGTGGTGGTGGTGGATGATGGCGTCGCCACCGGCGCCACGCTGATCGCCGCCCTGGATGCGCTGCGCGCCCGGCGCCCGGCGCGGCTGGTGGTGGCCGTCGGCGTGGCGCCGCCGGATGCACTGAGCCGATTGCGCGCCCATGCCGACCAGGTCGTGTGCCTGCTGACGCCGGTCGATTTTGGCGCCGTTGGCCAGTTCTATCGCGATTTCGGGCCGGTCAGCGATGCCGAGGTCACGGCCTTGCTGAGCGCCTGGCGCGAACGCCATTCCGCCGCCTCGCCGGGCTGA
- a CDS encoding DegQ family serine endoprotease, with translation MTALRAVFAVLLLWTPWWSSVHAALPEFTQLVKDVGPSVVNISTTQKARTQELFPGMPMDPNDPRNEFFRRFFGQPPGGQQQARSLGSGFIISADGTILTNAHVVKDADEILVKLSDHREEPAELVGLDERTDVAVLRIKAKGLPAVKIGDSDRLEVGAWVLAIGSPFGLEYTATAGIVSAVGRTLPSDAYVPFIQTDAAVNPGNSGGPLFNTDGEVIGINSQIYSRSGGYMGLSFAIPIKVAMRAAGQIQKSGHASHGYLGVTVQPVTPALAQSFGLDKARGALVADVTAGSPAATAGIKAGDVILAFNGRALADAGDLPPLVGNTEVGDKVSLTVLRDGKERTVSATVGALSDSDEAGGPASKPADQAQGGRLKLAVADLDAAQREQLDVPKGGVLVMAVGDGPAARAGLTRGDVILRVGDSEVKDVAHFKALVGKLPAGRAVPLLVQRRGNPLFLALTVPKE, from the coding sequence ATGACCGCGTTACGCGCTGTTTTCGCCGTGCTGCTGCTGTGGACTCCGTGGTGGTCCAGCGTCCATGCGGCGTTGCCGGAGTTCACTCAATTGGTGAAGGACGTCGGTCCGTCCGTGGTCAACATCTCGACCACGCAGAAGGCCCGCACGCAGGAGCTGTTTCCGGGCATGCCGATGGATCCGAATGACCCCCGGAATGAGTTCTTCCGCCGCTTTTTCGGTCAGCCGCCCGGCGGCCAGCAACAGGCCCGATCGCTGGGCTCGGGCTTCATCATTTCCGCCGACGGCACCATCCTGACCAACGCACATGTGGTCAAGGACGCCGACGAGATTCTGGTCAAGCTGTCCGATCATCGCGAGGAGCCTGCCGAGCTGGTGGGGCTGGACGAGCGCACCGACGTGGCCGTGCTGCGCATCAAGGCCAAGGGCCTGCCGGCAGTGAAGATCGGCGACTCGGACCGGCTGGAGGTGGGCGCGTGGGTGCTGGCGATCGGCTCGCCGTTCGGGCTCGAGTACACGGCCACGGCGGGCATCGTCAGCGCGGTCGGTCGCACCCTGCCCAGCGACGCCTACGTACCGTTCATCCAGACCGACGCGGCGGTCAATCCGGGCAACTCCGGCGGGCCGCTGTTCAATACCGACGGTGAAGTCATCGGTATCAATTCGCAGATTTACAGCCGCTCCGGCGGCTACATGGGGCTGTCGTTCGCCATCCCGATCAAGGTGGCGATGCGCGCCGCCGGGCAGATCCAGAAATCCGGCCACGCCTCGCACGGCTATCTTGGCGTGACCGTCCAGCCGGTGACGCCCGCCTTGGCGCAATCCTTCGGGCTGGACAAGGCGCGCGGGGCACTGGTGGCGGATGTGACGGCGGGCAGCCCGGCCGCCACGGCCGGCATCAAGGCCGGCGACGTGATTCTGGCCTTCAACGGGCGGGCGCTGGCCGATGCCGGGGACCTGCCGCCGCTGGTGGGTAATACCGAGGTCGGTGACAAGGTGTCCCTGACGGTGCTTCGGGACGGCAAGGAACGCACGGTATCGGCGACGGTCGGCGCGCTTTCGGATAGCGACGAGGCTGGCGGCCCGGCGTCCAAGCCGGCCGATCAGGCCCAGGGTGGCCGGCTGAAGCTGGCGGTCGCCGACCTCGACGCGGCGCAACGTGAGCAGCTCGATGTACCCAAAGGTGGCGTGCTGGTCATGGCCGTGGGCGATGGCCCGGCGGCGCGGGCGGGACTGACCCGCGGCGACGTGATCCTGCGCGTGGGCGACAGTGAGGTGAAGGACGTGGCGCACTTCAAGGCGCTGGTCGGCAAGTTGCCCGCCGGGCGGGCGGTGCCGCTGCTGGTACAGCGGCGCGGCAATCCGCTGTTCCTGGCGCTGACCGTGCCCAAGGAGTAA
- a CDS encoding response regulator: MNEAAARILIVDDQPDNLLILEDLLGRHYTVHAACDGEEALTRLADGDRPDLMLLDVVMPGMDGFEVCRRVKAAPGLRDMPVLLLTSLESAADEEYGLSLGADDFIHKPYSPPVVLARVNNHLKLARASRLLRDRNEDLERLVAERTREILCQSEQLIRSKQEVIASQGRPSPPCAR, encoded by the coding sequence ATGAATGAGGCCGCGGCCCGGATATTGATTGTCGACGACCAGCCGGACAACCTCCTGATCCTGGAGGATCTGCTTGGCCGGCACTACACGGTGCATGCCGCCTGTGACGGCGAGGAGGCTCTGACACGCCTTGCGGATGGCGATCGGCCGGACCTGATGCTGCTGGACGTCGTCATGCCCGGCATGGACGGCTTCGAGGTGTGCAGGCGAGTGAAGGCGGCGCCCGGTTTGCGCGACATGCCGGTACTGCTGCTCACCAGCCTGGAAAGCGCGGCCGACGAGGAATACGGCCTGTCGCTGGGAGCGGACGATTTCATCCACAAGCCCTACTCGCCGCCGGTGGTGCTGGCGCGGGTCAACAACCACCTGAAGCTGGCCCGCGCCAGCCGTCTGCTGCGGGATCGCAACGAGGACCTGGAGCGGCTGGTGGCCGAGCGCACGCGCGAGATCCTGTGCCAGTCCGAGCAGCTGATACGCAGCAAGCAGGAAGTCATCGCCTCCCAGGGGCGACCATCACCGCCCTGTGCTCGCTGA
- a CDS encoding FMN-dependent NADH-azoreductase: protein MARLLVVSFTPKGPLSRTRRLLDAWLASRRAADPALTVDEVDLINTELPLVDGPVALAKGSVAAGSQLTPTQQRAWDAVTPWAREFLAADEVVIAAPMWNFSLPYPVKHYLDVVVQPGLLFRYTAQGPHGLCGGKPLTLVTTRGSAYADLPQVNFQTSYLRWLCEFIDCRYSEVVAEGLDARGPQAGEKILTEVIDRL, encoded by the coding sequence ATGGCGCGTCTGCTGGTTGTGTCTTTCACGCCCAAGGGACCGCTGTCGCGCACCCGTCGCCTGCTCGACGCCTGGCTCGCCAGCCGGCGGGCGGCGGACCCGGCGCTGACGGTGGACGAGGTGGATCTGATCAATACCGAACTGCCGCTGGTCGACGGCCCGGTGGCCTTGGCCAAGGGCAGCGTGGCGGCCGGTTCGCAGCTGACGCCGACCCAGCAGCGGGCCTGGGACGCCGTAACGCCGTGGGCAAGGGAGTTCCTGGCGGCCGACGAGGTGGTCATCGCTGCGCCGATGTGGAATTTCAGCCTGCCGTATCCGGTCAAGCACTACCTGGACGTGGTGGTGCAGCCGGGTTTGCTTTTTCGTTACACGGCGCAGGGGCCGCATGGCCTGTGCGGTGGCAAGCCGCTGACGCTGGTCACCACCCGCGGTAGTGCGTACGCCGACCTGCCGCAGGTGAATTTCCAGACCAGCTACCTGCGCTGGTTGTGCGAGTTCATCGACTGCCGCTACAGCGAAGTCGTCGCCGAGGGACTGGATGCCCGCGGTCCGCAAGCCGGCGAGAAGATCCTGACCGAGGTCATCGACCGGCTGTAG
- the queF gene encoding preQ(1) synthase produces the protein MASSRPVRSKKSQAAGSALETFANPHPGRDYTVRMRCPEFTCLCPKTGQPDFATIHIDFVPDRLCVELKSLKLYLWSFRDQGAFHEAVTGSILDDLVGAMAPRFLRVTAEFLVRGGIYTSVVAEHRMPGWTPAAPVLLP, from the coding sequence GTGGCCAGTTCGCGTCCTGTTCGCTCGAAAAAGTCGCAAGCCGCCGGCAGCGCACTCGAAACCTTCGCCAACCCCCACCCGGGGCGGGACTACACGGTGCGCATGCGCTGCCCGGAATTCACCTGCCTGTGCCCGAAAACAGGCCAGCCGGACTTTGCCACCATCCACATCGATTTCGTGCCGGACCGGCTGTGCGTGGAGCTCAAGTCCCTGAAATTATATCTGTGGTCGTTCCGCGACCAGGGCGCGTTCCACGAGGCCGTCACCGGCAGCATCCTGGACGATCTGGTCGGCGCCATGGCGCCGCGCTTCCTGCGCGTGACGGCCGAATTCCTGGTGCGCGGCGGCATTTACACCAGCGTCGTGGCCGAGCACCGGATGCCCGGCTGGACGCCCGCAGCGCCGGTGCTTCTGCCCTGA
- the ligA gene encoding NAD-dependent DNA ligase LigA: protein MDQAGASARIEALRREIAEHDYRYYVLDEPSIPDAEYDRLMRELLALEAQYPTLMTADSPSQRVGGAPLAAFAQVTHAVPMLSLANAFDDSEVHDFDRRVRELTGETVVDYHAEPKFDGLAISLLYRDGLLVQAATRGDGSTGEDVTANVRTIAAIPLRLRGHPPPLLEARGEVFMPRDGFARLNAEQTARGEKPFVNPRNAAAGSLRQLDPQITARRPLRFYCYGYGRFEGQLPARHSERLDLLHGFGLPVCPQRSRVTGIEACLAYYAQLGRLRPGLPYDIDGVVYKVDRIDLQERLGFVSRAPRWALAHKFPAQEAVTVLENIEVQIGRTGAVTPVARLQPVFVGGVTVTNATLHNEDELRRKDLRIGDSVVVRRAGDVIPEVVRALPQRRPADAQPFVMPTHCPVCGSDIVRLDGEAVSRCSGRLHCPAQLKAGIAHFAGRRAMDIDGLGDKLIEQLVDRGLVHDVADLYHLDAPTLASLERMAELSASKLVAAIEASKRTTLSRFIFALGIPLIGEEVARLLSAEFGTLDTLLTQDWAALHERKQAIATANQKARKHNADHPDRAPLPVQELPLRGIGTEITDSLAEFIADARNLDVIRRLRAAGIRFQDDGAAPRAADAAAQPLAGKTFVITGTFSQPREALTEAFVRLGAKVTGSVSKNTDFVAVGENPGSKADRAVQLGVAILDEAGLMALLGQ, encoded by the coding sequence ATGGACCAGGCCGGGGCGAGCGCCCGCATCGAGGCGCTGCGGCGCGAAATCGCCGAGCACGACTACCGCTACTACGTGCTGGACGAGCCAAGCATTCCGGACGCCGAGTACGACCGGCTGATGCGCGAGCTGCTGGCGCTGGAGGCGCAGTATCCGACGCTGATGACGGCCGATTCGCCGAGCCAACGCGTCGGTGGGGCGCCCTTGGCCGCGTTTGCACAGGTGACGCACGCCGTGCCCATGCTGTCGCTGGCCAATGCCTTCGACGACAGCGAGGTGCACGATTTCGACCGCCGGGTGCGCGAGCTGACCGGCGAGACAGTCGTGGACTACCACGCCGAGCCCAAGTTCGACGGCCTGGCCATCAGCCTGCTGTACCGCGATGGCCTATTGGTGCAGGCGGCCACCCGCGGCGATGGCAGCACCGGCGAGGATGTGACCGCCAACGTGCGCACCATCGCCGCCATCCCGCTGCGCCTGCGCGGCCATCCGCCGCCGCTGCTGGAAGCCCGCGGCGAGGTGTTCATGCCGCGCGATGGCTTCGCGCGTTTGAACGCCGAACAGACGGCGCGCGGCGAGAAGCCCTTCGTCAATCCGCGCAATGCCGCCGCCGGCAGCCTGCGCCAGCTTGATCCGCAGATCACCGCCCGGCGGCCGCTGCGCTTCTACTGCTATGGCTACGGCCGTTTCGAGGGCCAGCTGCCGGCGCGGCACAGCGAGCGGCTGGACCTGCTGCACGGCTTTGGCCTGCCGGTGTGCCCGCAGCGGTCGCGGGTCACCGGCATCGAGGCGTGCCTGGCCTATTACGCACAGCTTGGCCGTCTGCGGCCGGGCCTGCCGTACGACATCGACGGCGTGGTCTACAAGGTGGACCGCATCGATCTGCAGGAGCGCCTGGGGTTCGTGTCGCGCGCACCGCGCTGGGCGCTGGCGCACAAGTTCCCGGCCCAGGAGGCGGTGACCGTGCTCGAGAACATCGAGGTGCAGATCGGTCGCACCGGCGCCGTGACGCCGGTGGCGCGCCTGCAGCCGGTGTTCGTCGGCGGCGTCACGGTGACCAACGCGACGCTGCACAACGAGGACGAGCTGCGGCGCAAGGATCTGCGCATCGGCGACAGCGTGGTGGTGCGCCGGGCCGGCGACGTGATTCCGGAAGTGGTGCGGGCGCTGCCGCAGCGCCGGCCGGCGGATGCCCAGCCGTTCGTCATGCCCACGCACTGCCCGGTGTGTGGCTCCGACATCGTGCGTCTGGACGGCGAGGCGGTTTCGCGCTGCAGCGGCAGGCTGCACTGCCCGGCGCAGCTGAAGGCCGGCATCGCCCATTTCGCCGGACGGCGGGCGATGGACATCGATGGCCTGGGCGACAAGCTGATCGAGCAGCTCGTCGACCGTGGCCTGGTGCACGACGTGGCCGATCTTTATCACCTCGACGCGCCGACCCTGGCCAGCCTCGAGCGCATGGCCGAGCTGTCGGCGAGCAAGCTGGTGGCGGCCATCGAGGCCAGCAAGCGCACCACGCTGTCGCGCTTCATCTTCGCGCTCGGCATCCCGCTGATCGGCGAGGAGGTGGCACGTTTGCTCAGCGCCGAGTTCGGCACGCTCGACACTCTGCTGACGCAGGACTGGGCGGCGCTGCATGAGCGCAAACAGGCCATCGCCACGGCCAATCAGAAGGCCCGCAAGCACAATGCCGATCACCCCGATCGTGCGCCGCTGCCGGTGCAGGAATTGCCCCTGCGCGGCATCGGCACGGAGATCACCGACAGCCTGGCCGAGTTCATCGCCGATGCCCGCAACCTGGATGTCATCCGCCGCCTGCGGGCAGCCGGCATCAGATTTCAGGACGACGGCGCCGCGCCGCGCGCGGCCGATGCCGCCGCGCAGCCGCTGGCCGGCAAGACTTTCGTCATCACCGGCACCTTCTCGCAGCCGCGCGAGGCGCTTACCGAAGCGTTTGTGCGCCTGGGCGCGAAGGTCACCGGCAGCGTGTCGAAAAATACCGATTTCGTCGCCGTGGGCGAGAATCCGGGCAGCAAGGCCGACAGGGCGGTGCAGCTGGGGGTCGCGATCCTGGACGAGGCCGGCCTGATGGCGCTGCTTGGACAATGA